The following are from one region of the Vitis riparia cultivar Riparia Gloire de Montpellier isolate 1030 chromosome 14, EGFV_Vit.rip_1.0, whole genome shotgun sequence genome:
- the LOC117929452 gene encoding plant UBX domain-containing protein 1 isoform X1, with product MIFDSSPHWKRRRLTTIDPMDEVAAKAALEAVKQKFGREIHVFETSTTSQTPDEASNSEETDDFYEFTAEDYYRILATKKEDKFLKTRKIREAEEAARKSRITKVPTGPSFAVIRVRFPDNHTLEATFHPSETLQSLVDLLMKVIAQPELPFYIYTAPPKKQIKDMSQDFYSAGFVPGAIIYFSYDQPKGNDGAAGNSGACLREEIMSLKGLHLVTELVEPVRPAIEPEAEKAAPPPVAQEPKPAQKKPVKPKWLKM from the exons GCTGCTCTTGAAGCTGTGAAACAAAAGTTTGGCCGTGAAATCCATGTATTTGAAACATCAACAACTTCTCAAACACCAGATGAAGCATCCAATAGTG AGGAGACAGATGACTTCTATGAGTTCACTGCAGAAGATTATTATCGAATTTTGGCCACCAAAAAGGAAG ATAAATTCTTGAAGACACGAAAAATCCGAGAAGCAGAAGAGGCTGCTCGCAAGTCGAGAATAACAAAAGTGCCGACTGGACCTTCCTTT GCTGTCATTCGGGTGAGATTCCCTGATAATCACACTTTAGAGGCCACATTTCATCCATCGGAGACACTTCAGAGCTTGGTTGATCTCCTTATGAAAGTGATTGCTCAACCAGAACTACCATTCTACATAT ATACTGCTCCCCCTAAGAAGCAAATAAAAGATATGTCACAGGATTTTTACTCTGCTGGGTTTGTTCCTGGTGCAATCATCTATTTTTCATATGATCAACCAAAGG GCAATGATGGTGCAGCTGGAAATTCGGGTGCCTGCCTTCGAGAAGAAATCATGTCTTTGAAAGGGTTACATCTTGTCACTGAGCTGGTAGAACCCGTCCGACCTGCAATTGAACCTGAAGCTGAAAAAGCGGCTCCTCCCCCTGTTGCCCAAGAGCCCAAGCCTGCTCAGAAAAAACCTGTTAAGCCAAAGTGGCTGAAAATGTGA
- the LOC117929452 gene encoding plant UBX domain-containing protein 1 isoform X2 has translation MIFDSSPHWKRRRLTTIDPMDEVAAKAALEAVKQKFGREIHVFETSTTSQTPDEASNSEETDDFYEFTAEDYYRILATKKEDKFLKTRKIREAEEAARKSRITKAVIRVRFPDNHTLEATFHPSETLQSLVDLLMKVIAQPELPFYIYTAPPKKQIKDMSQDFYSAGFVPGAIIYFSYDQPKGNDGAAGNSGACLREEIMSLKGLHLVTELVEPVRPAIEPEAEKAAPPPVAQEPKPAQKKPVKPKWLKM, from the exons GCTGCTCTTGAAGCTGTGAAACAAAAGTTTGGCCGTGAAATCCATGTATTTGAAACATCAACAACTTCTCAAACACCAGATGAAGCATCCAATAGTG AGGAGACAGATGACTTCTATGAGTTCACTGCAGAAGATTATTATCGAATTTTGGCCACCAAAAAGGAAG ATAAATTCTTGAAGACACGAAAAATCCGAGAAGCAGAAGAGGCTGCTCGCAAGTCGAGAATAACAAAA GCTGTCATTCGGGTGAGATTCCCTGATAATCACACTTTAGAGGCCACATTTCATCCATCGGAGACACTTCAGAGCTTGGTTGATCTCCTTATGAAAGTGATTGCTCAACCAGAACTACCATTCTACATAT ATACTGCTCCCCCTAAGAAGCAAATAAAAGATATGTCACAGGATTTTTACTCTGCTGGGTTTGTTCCTGGTGCAATCATCTATTTTTCATATGATCAACCAAAGG GCAATGATGGTGCAGCTGGAAATTCGGGTGCCTGCCTTCGAGAAGAAATCATGTCTTTGAAAGGGTTACATCTTGTCACTGAGCTGGTAGAACCCGTCCGACCTGCAATTGAACCTGAAGCTGAAAAAGCGGCTCCTCCCCCTGTTGCCCAAGAGCCCAAGCCTGCTCAGAAAAAACCTGTTAAGCCAAAGTGGCTGAAAATGTGA